The following coding sequences are from one Granulicella sibirica window:
- a CDS encoding GNAT family N-acetyltransferase, with protein MIDPEIHYAVEPRLPVSDFKKLLISSGLGASRPVADEERLSTILLNSFLLLTARTKEPDNRLVGIARGISDASWCCYLSELAVCSSMQSRGIGKGLLMEAKRVLGPEISLILVSVPEASKFHGNTGMAKIADAFWFKRER; from the coding sequence ATGATTGACCCCGAAATTCATTATGCCGTTGAGCCACGTCTCCCTGTCTCAGACTTTAAAAAACTCTTGATTTCTTCCGGCTTAGGAGCGTCCAGGCCAGTGGCGGATGAAGAGCGTTTGTCGACGATCCTACTAAATTCATTCCTGCTTCTGACCGCCCGGACGAAGGAACCGGACAACCGGTTGGTAGGAATAGCACGGGGAATCAGTGATGCGAGCTGGTGTTGCTACCTTTCAGAACTAGCCGTTTGTAGTTCCATGCAAAGCAGGGGAATAGGCAAAGGCTTGCTAATGGAAGCAAAGAGAGTTCTTGGGCCAGAGATTTCTTTAATCTTGGTCTCAGTGCCGGAAGCTTCAAAGTTCCACGGGAACACTGGAATGGCGAAGATCGCTGACGCTTTCTGGTTCAAGCGCGAACGGTAA
- a CDS encoding amidohydrolase family protein — MKISTKHIRMSSVALLSFFPWMPALPQGVGSPSASPELRRFIKFDASGSNDEIRLLHIRVVDGTGGVAKQNQTVTIRGGKIADIHDTTSSEQADGKTALDMTGRTVLPGLIGMHDHLFYVARALDNAEHTSTFPTVLPQMTYSAPRLYLANGVTTARTTGSMEPYTDLNLRDAIEALQIPGPHLDVTGPYIQGEGNRFLQMHTLHGPEETRKMIDYWADQGVTSFKAYTNLTRAELKAAIDEAHARGRKITGHLCSVTYPEAAEMGIDNLEHGFVVNTQLDPGKQPDVCPATAGTATQKLMAPDSAEATALIALLVQHHVALTSTLPVEEVDGIGNPPLRQRALDMLSPQARETYLYERNAQMTSRRDIYQRYQALFRREEEFERRFVDAGGLLLAGPDPTSDGHIIPGFGDQREVELLVDAGFSPLEAVKIATLNGAIYLGKADRLGSVVVGKNADLMIVRGDPSAKIEDIENTEWVVQDGRVLDSAGLLDSVKGSYGLY; from the coding sequence ATGAAGATATCAACGAAACATATCAGAATGTCGTCTGTGGCACTGCTAAGCTTTTTCCCTTGGATGCCTGCTTTGCCACAGGGTGTCGGCTCACCGTCCGCCTCCCCTGAATTGCGGCGTTTTATCAAGTTCGACGCCTCCGGTTCAAACGATGAGATTCGTCTCTTGCACATTCGCGTAGTGGATGGCACTGGCGGAGTTGCAAAGCAAAATCAAACGGTCACCATTCGTGGCGGAAAGATTGCGGACATCCATGACACAACATCGTCGGAACAAGCAGATGGAAAAACTGCTCTCGACATGACGGGACGGACAGTGCTACCCGGTCTCATAGGCATGCACGATCACCTCTTCTATGTCGCGCGTGCGTTAGACAACGCCGAGCATACATCGACTTTTCCGACCGTGTTACCACAGATGACCTACTCCGCACCGAGACTGTATCTCGCGAACGGTGTGACAACAGCCCGGACAACCGGTTCGATGGAGCCATATACCGATCTCAATCTTCGTGACGCGATCGAAGCCCTCCAGATTCCCGGGCCCCACCTCGATGTCACCGGTCCGTATATCCAAGGCGAAGGAAACCGATTTCTTCAGATGCATACGCTACATGGTCCTGAAGAGACGCGCAAGATGATCGACTATTGGGCTGATCAAGGGGTGACGAGCTTCAAGGCCTACACCAATCTTACCCGCGCCGAGTTGAAAGCTGCCATCGATGAAGCCCATGCTCGAGGTCGCAAAATCACAGGACATCTCTGCTCCGTCACCTACCCCGAAGCGGCGGAGATGGGAATTGACAATCTAGAACACGGTTTCGTGGTCAACACACAGTTGGACCCGGGGAAGCAGCCCGATGTGTGCCCCGCAACAGCTGGTACCGCCACCCAGAAGCTAATGGCGCCCGACAGCGCAGAAGCGACCGCGTTGATTGCGCTCCTCGTTCAACACCATGTGGCCCTTACCAGTACATTGCCGGTGGAAGAAGTCGACGGCATTGGTAATCCACCCTTGCGTCAACGGGCGCTAGATATGTTGTCGCCACAAGCACGAGAGACCTACCTCTATGAGCGCAACGCACAGATGACATCCCGTCGTGATATCTATCAGCGCTATCAAGCTCTGTTCAGGAGAGAGGAGGAGTTTGAACGCCGCTTCGTCGATGCCGGTGGCCTTCTGCTCGCAGGCCCTGACCCTACATCGGACGGTCACATCATTCCCGGATTCGGCGATCAGCGGGAAGTCGAACTTTTGGTAGATGCTGGCTTCTCTCCTTTGGAGGCGGTCAAAATTGCCACCCTAAATGGGGCGATCTATCTCGGTAAGGCTGATCGCCTCGGATCTGTCGTGGTCGGTAAGAATGCTGATCTCATGATCGTTCGTGGAGACCCGAGTGCAAAAATAGAAGACATTGAAAACACCGAATGGGTCGTTCAGGACGGTCGTGTTCTTGACTCCGCTGGTTTACTGGATTCAGTAAAAGGCTCGTACGGATTGTATTGA